In Pectobacterium brasiliense, a single genomic region encodes these proteins:
- the hpt gene encoding hypoxanthine phosphoribosyltransferase encodes MKHTVEVMISEQEVMARVTELGQQISEHYRDSGSDMVLVGLLRGSFIFMADLCRAIDVPHEVDFMTASSYGSGMNSTRDVKILKDLDEDIRGKDVLIVEDIIDSGNTLSKVREILQLREPKSLAICTLLDKPERREVAVKVEWVGFSIPDEFVVGYGIDYAQHYRHLPYVGKVVPQE; translated from the coding sequence ATGAAACATACCGTGGAAGTCATGATTTCTGAGCAGGAAGTGATGGCGCGGGTTACCGAACTGGGGCAACAGATCAGCGAACACTACCGTGATAGCGGCAGCGATATGGTGCTGGTGGGGCTATTGCGTGGATCGTTTATCTTTATGGCCGATTTATGTCGGGCGATTGACGTCCCTCACGAGGTGGATTTCATGACGGCATCCAGCTATGGCAGCGGTATGAACAGCACGCGCGATGTTAAGATCCTGAAAGATCTGGATGAAGATATTCGCGGCAAAGATGTGTTGATCGTTGAAGATATTATCGACTCGGGCAATACGCTGAGCAAAGTGCGGGAAATTCTGCAACTGCGTGAGCCAAAATCGCTGGCTATCTGTACGCTGCTGGACAAACCAGAGCGCCGTGAAGTGGCGGTGAAAGTCGAGTGGGTTGGGTTCTCGATCCCTGATGAGTTCGTTGTGGGTTACGGCATCGACTATGCCCAGCACTATCGCCATTTACCTTACGTCGGCAAGGTTGTTCCACAGGAATAG
- the panB gene encoding 3-methyl-2-oxobutanoate hydroxymethyltransferase → MKPTTISHLRQWKQDQRKFATITAYDASFSRLFFEQGIRVMLVGDSLGMTVQGHDSTLPVTTHDIVYHTQCVRRGAPLALVLSDMPFMTYATPEQTFSQAAELMRAGANMVKLEGGSWLAPTVKMLTERAVPVCGHLGLTPQSVNIFGGYKIQGRSESDANQLLADALALEEAGAQLLVLECVPVALAKRVTDALSIPVIGIGAGNVTDGQILVMHDAFGITGDKTPKFAKNFLAPSGGDIRAAVRLYAQEVEQGLYPAEEHSFH, encoded by the coding sequence ATGAAACCGACGACTATCTCCCACTTGCGCCAATGGAAACAAGATCAGCGAAAATTCGCTACGATTACCGCTTACGACGCCAGTTTCTCTCGCTTGTTTTTCGAGCAAGGCATCCGCGTAATGCTGGTGGGTGACTCACTGGGAATGACCGTGCAGGGTCACGATTCCACATTGCCCGTGACCACACACGATATCGTTTACCACACGCAGTGTGTCCGCCGTGGCGCACCGCTGGCGCTGGTTCTCTCCGATATGCCTTTTATGACCTATGCCACGCCAGAACAAACGTTCAGCCAGGCCGCCGAGCTGATGCGCGCAGGTGCAAATATGGTGAAGCTGGAAGGCGGAAGCTGGCTTGCCCCGACGGTAAAAATGCTGACCGAACGTGCCGTGCCAGTTTGCGGTCATCTGGGTCTAACGCCGCAGTCCGTTAATATCTTCGGCGGCTATAAAATTCAGGGCCGTAGCGAAAGCGATGCCAATCAGCTACTGGCCGATGCGCTTGCGCTTGAAGAAGCGGGCGCACAGCTGCTCGTGCTGGAATGCGTGCCTGTCGCGCTGGCCAAGCGCGTAACAGACGCCCTGTCGATTCCAGTAATCGGTATTGGCGCTGGCAACGTGACAGACGGGCAGATTCTGGTCATGCATGATGCCTTCGGCATTACCGGCGACAAGACGCCTAAGTTTGCCAAGAATTTTCTGGCGCCAAGCGGTGGCGATATCCGCGCGGCAGTGCGTTTGTATGCACAAGAAGTCGAACAGGGTCTCTACCCGGCCGAAGAACATTCGTTTCATTGA
- the gluQRS gene encoding tRNA glutamyl-Q(34) synthetase GluQRS, translating into MSGTTGFTETHRYVGRFAPSPSGDLHFGSLIAALGSYLQARSQQGRWLVRIEDIDPPREIPGAASRILAQLEHYGLYWDGEVMYQSQRHTRYREILQQLRQQGVSYYCTCTRSRIQQLGGHYDGYCRTRNLPSDNAALRLRQTTPVFHFHDKLRGQLYADTALAQEDFIIHRRDGLFAYNLAVVIDDNDQGITEIVRGADLIEPTVRQISLYQQLGYTIPTYVHLPLVLNTEGNKLSKQNHAPALPNSDPRPVLLAALQFLNQPLPENGQEMTLSALLAWSVAHWSLDVVPLQAAINPSAITSAFSKGHW; encoded by the coding sequence ATGTCTGGAACAACTGGTTTCACCGAAACGCATCGTTACGTCGGGCGTTTTGCCCCCTCTCCTTCTGGTGACCTGCATTTTGGCTCACTGATCGCCGCACTAGGTAGTTATCTGCAAGCGCGTTCCCAACAAGGGCGCTGGCTGGTACGCATTGAAGACATCGACCCGCCACGGGAAATTCCCGGCGCAGCCTCCCGTATCCTTGCACAATTAGAACATTACGGCCTGTATTGGGACGGCGAGGTGATGTACCAGTCACAGCGGCATACACGTTACCGCGAGATCCTTCAGCAGCTTCGGCAGCAGGGAGTGAGCTACTATTGCACCTGTACGCGTAGCCGTATTCAGCAGCTAGGTGGACACTATGACGGTTATTGCCGGACGCGTAACCTGCCCTCCGATAACGCCGCGCTACGCCTGCGCCAGACAACGCCGGTATTTCACTTTCACGATAAATTGCGTGGCCAGCTGTATGCCGACACGGCACTCGCGCAGGAAGATTTTATTATCCACCGCCGCGATGGGCTATTTGCCTATAATTTGGCCGTCGTGATCGACGATAACGACCAAGGGATTACGGAGATCGTGCGCGGAGCCGATCTGATCGAGCCGACAGTGCGACAAATTTCGCTCTATCAGCAGTTGGGCTACACGATCCCTACCTATGTTCATCTGCCGTTGGTGCTGAATACCGAGGGCAATAAGCTTTCCAAGCAGAATCATGCACCAGCGCTGCCGAATAGCGATCCACGTCCTGTGCTGCTGGCTGCACTGCAATTCTTGAACCAACCGCTGCCGGAGAACGGTCAGGAGATGACGCTTTCTGCACTTCTGGCCTGGTCTGTCGCGCACTGGTCCCTTGATGTTGTTCCGTTACAGGCGGCAATAAACCCGTCCGCGATCACATCGGCATTCTCAAAGGGGCATTGGTGA
- the panC gene encoding pantoate--beta-alanine ligase: protein MLIIETPLLLRREVRRWRQEGKRIALVPTMGNLHDGHMTLVDEARARADIVIVSVFVNPMQFERPDDLARYPRTLQEDCEKLNRRGADLVFAPSPDVIYPNGLESQTFVDVPGLSSMLEGASRPGHFRGVATIVSKLFNIVQPDIACFGEKDYQQLALIRQLVRDMGYDIDIIGVPTVRAKDGLALSSRNGYLSAEERQRAPYVHQVMMDMATQLNNGDRQIDTLLEQAADKLREAGFTPDELFIRDADTLQPLSAASTRAVILMAAWLGKARLIDNHQVDLTV, encoded by the coding sequence GTGTTAATTATCGAAACCCCTCTGCTGCTGCGCCGCGAGGTTCGTCGCTGGCGTCAGGAAGGGAAACGCATTGCTTTAGTTCCCACCATGGGTAATTTGCATGACGGGCACATGACGCTGGTCGATGAAGCCAGAGCGCGTGCCGATATCGTTATTGTCAGCGTTTTTGTCAATCCTATGCAGTTTGAGCGGCCAGATGATTTAGCCCGCTACCCCCGGACGTTGCAGGAAGACTGCGAGAAATTGAACCGCCGCGGTGCCGATCTGGTTTTCGCACCGAGCCCGGATGTGATATACCCCAATGGACTGGAGTCGCAAACGTTTGTCGATGTGCCAGGCCTGTCTTCTATGTTGGAAGGTGCCAGCCGTCCCGGCCATTTTCGGGGCGTTGCGACCATCGTCAGTAAGTTGTTCAATATAGTACAGCCGGATATCGCCTGCTTTGGTGAGAAAGATTACCAGCAGCTAGCGCTGATTCGGCAACTTGTCCGCGATATGGGCTATGACATTGACATTATTGGTGTCCCTACCGTGCGTGCAAAAGACGGTTTGGCATTGAGTTCACGCAATGGCTATCTCAGTGCGGAAGAACGCCAGCGGGCACCGTATGTTCATCAGGTGATGATGGATATGGCGACACAGTTGAACAACGGCGATCGCCAGATAGACACCTTGCTGGAACAGGCGGCAGACAAGCTGCGTGAAGCGGGCTTTACGCCTGATGAACTGTTTATCCGCGATGCAGATACGCTGCAACCGCTGAGCGCGGCCAGCACGCGTGCAGTGATTTTGATGGCTGCCTGGTTAGGCAAGGCCAGATTGATTGATAACCACCAGGTCGATTTGACTGTATGA
- the folK gene encoding 2-amino-4-hydroxy-6-hydroxymethyldihydropteridine diphosphokinase, translating into MTNRVYLALGSNLAQPLQQVRAALSALDAIPHTRVVCCSSFYRSRPLGPQDQPDYLNAVVELETALAAESLLDHTQAIELEQGRERKEHRWGPRTLDLDILLFGDVIIQTERLTVPHYDMKNREFMLYPLAEIAPELTFPDGETLAQRLTHVDRNGLTLWDNKEWDNEKLTGTVDHE; encoded by the coding sequence ATGACGAACCGTGTGTATCTGGCGCTGGGCAGCAATCTTGCCCAGCCTTTGCAACAGGTACGCGCGGCATTGTCTGCGCTGGACGCGATTCCACACACTCGCGTCGTTTGCTGCTCCTCATTTTATCGTAGCCGCCCGCTTGGCCCGCAGGATCAACCAGACTACCTCAATGCCGTCGTTGAACTGGAAACCGCATTAGCGGCCGAATCGCTGCTGGATCACACACAGGCTATCGAGCTGGAACAAGGTCGCGAACGCAAGGAGCATCGCTGGGGCCCGCGCACGTTGGATCTGGACATTCTGCTGTTTGGCGATGTCATCATCCAGACTGAACGTCTGACCGTGCCGCATTACGACATGAAGAATCGTGAATTCATGCTCTACCCGCTCGCAGAAATCGCCCCTGAACTAACATTCCCCGACGGCGAAACCCTCGCCCAGCGGTTAACCCATGTCGACCGCAACGGTTTGACACTATGGGATAATAAAGAGTGGGATAACGAGAAGCTGACCGGAACAGTCGACCACGAATAA
- a CDS encoding ABC transporter permease: MMHLYWVALQSIWVKEVTRFGRIWIQTLVPPVITMTLYFIIFGNLIGSRIGDMHGFTYMQFIVPGLIMMAVITNAYANVASSFFSAKFQRNIEELLVAPVPTHVIIAGYVGGGIARGLCVGVLVTAVSLFFVPLHVHAWWIIVVTLLLTATLFSLAGLLNAVFAKTFDDISLIPTFVLTPLTYLGGVFYSLTLLPPFWQAVSKLNPVVYMISGFRYGFLGIQDVPLLFTMSVLIAFIVAFYLLVWWLIERGRGLRT, encoded by the coding sequence ATGATGCATTTGTATTGGGTAGCGCTACAGAGTATTTGGGTGAAAGAAGTCACTCGATTTGGGCGTATCTGGATTCAGACGCTGGTGCCGCCAGTGATCACCATGACGCTGTATTTCATTATTTTCGGCAACCTGATCGGCTCACGTATTGGTGATATGCATGGTTTCACCTACATGCAGTTTATCGTGCCGGGCCTGATCATGATGGCGGTGATTACCAACGCCTATGCCAACGTCGCTTCTTCTTTTTTCAGCGCCAAGTTTCAACGCAATATTGAAGAATTGCTGGTCGCTCCAGTGCCGACTCACGTGATCATTGCGGGCTATGTTGGTGGGGGGATTGCGCGTGGCCTGTGCGTTGGGGTTCTGGTGACTGCTGTATCGCTGTTCTTCGTCCCGCTGCATGTTCATGCCTGGTGGATCATTGTTGTGACGCTCTTGCTGACGGCGACGCTGTTCTCGCTGGCAGGCTTATTGAATGCGGTGTTTGCAAAAACCTTTGATGATATCAGCCTGATTCCGACGTTTGTGTTAACGCCGCTGACCTATCTGGGCGGGGTGTTTTACTCGCTGACGCTGCTGCCGCCGTTTTGGCAGGCCGTTTCCAAGCTGAACCCGGTGGTGTACATGATTAGCGGTTTCCGCTATGGCTTCCTCGGGATTCAGGATGTACCGCTGCTGTTCACGATGTCGGTGCTGATTGCCTTTATCGTGGCGTTTTATCTGCTGGTCTGGTGGCTGATTGAACGCGGCCGCGGGCTGCGGACGTAG
- the dksA gene encoding RNA polymerase-binding protein DksA: MQEGQNRKTSSLSILAIAGVEPYQEKPGEEYMNDAQLAHFKRILEAWRNQLMDEVDRTVSHMRDEAANFPDPVDRAAQEEEFSLELRNRDRERKLIKKIAKTLVKIEEEDFGFCESCGVEIGIRRLEARPTADLCIDCKTLAEIREKQMAG; this comes from the coding sequence ATGCAAGAAGGGCAAAACCGTAAGACATCTTCTCTGAGCATTCTCGCAATTGCCGGAGTAGAGCCGTACCAGGAGAAGCCGGGCGAAGAGTATATGAACGACGCTCAGTTGGCTCATTTCAAGCGTATTCTTGAAGCATGGCGCAACCAACTCATGGATGAAGTGGATCGAACTGTGTCGCACATGCGCGATGAAGCCGCTAATTTCCCGGATCCCGTGGATCGTGCCGCGCAGGAAGAAGAGTTCAGCCTCGAACTGCGTAACCGCGACCGTGAGCGCAAGCTGATCAAGAAAATTGCCAAAACCTTGGTGAAAATCGAAGAAGAGGATTTCGGATTCTGCGAATCCTGTGGCGTCGAGATTGGCATCCGCCGTCTGGAAGCACGTCCGACCGCCGATCTGTGTATCGACTGCAAAACGTTGGCAGAGATACGCGAAAAGCAAATGGCAGGCTAA
- a CDS encoding ABC transporter ATP-binding protein, which yields MTYALELAQLTKTYSGGVQALRGIDLNVEAGDFYALLGPNGAGKSTTIGIISSLVNKTAGKVRVFGYDLELDKVNAKRQLGLVPQEFNFNPFETVLQIVVNQAGYYGVKRQDALQRAEKYLKQLDLWEKRNEKAMMLSGGMKRRLMIARALMHEPKLLILDEPTAGVDIELRRSMWGFLKELNAQGTTIILTTHYLEEAEMLCRNIGIIQRGELVENTSMKQLLAQLKSETFIFDLAAKSPLPQLEGYAFRLMDTSTLEVDVMREQGLNALFSQLSAQGITILSMRNKANRLEELFVTLVNGDGANGKGEKA from the coding sequence ATGACATATGCACTGGAACTGGCGCAACTAACCAAAACCTATTCGGGAGGCGTCCAGGCGCTACGGGGGATCGACCTGAACGTGGAAGCGGGGGATTTCTATGCGCTTCTGGGGCCAAATGGCGCGGGAAAATCGACCACGATTGGGATTATCAGCTCGCTAGTGAATAAAACGGCCGGTAAAGTTCGCGTTTTCGGCTATGACCTTGAGCTGGACAAAGTGAATGCGAAACGCCAACTGGGGTTGGTCCCGCAGGAATTTAACTTCAATCCTTTCGAAACGGTATTACAGATTGTGGTTAATCAGGCTGGCTATTATGGCGTGAAACGGCAGGATGCATTGCAGCGTGCCGAAAAATACCTGAAACAGCTCGATCTGTGGGAGAAACGCAACGAAAAAGCGATGATGTTGTCCGGCGGGATGAAGCGTCGCCTGATGATTGCGCGTGCGTTAATGCATGAGCCTAAGCTGCTGATTCTTGATGAGCCGACCGCAGGTGTGGATATCGAATTACGTCGCTCCATGTGGGGCTTTTTGAAGGAACTGAACGCGCAGGGCACCACGATTATCCTGACGACGCACTATCTGGAAGAAGCGGAAATGCTGTGCCGCAACATCGGGATCATCCAGCGGGGAGAGCTGGTGGAGAACACCTCGATGAAGCAGCTGCTTGCTCAGCTGAAGTCCGAAACGTTTATTTTCGATCTGGCGGCGAAAAGCCCGCTGCCACAGCTTGAAGGCTATGCGTTTCGCCTGATGGATACGTCAACGCTGGAAGTGGATGTGATGCGTGAGCAAGGCCTGAATGCGTTATTTAGCCAGCTAAGCGCGCAGGGGATAACGATATTAAGTATGCGTAATAAAGCGAACCGGTTGGAAGAGCTGTTTGTCACCTTGGTTAATGGAGACGGGGCGAACGGTAAGGGAGAAAAGGCATGA
- the pcnB gene encoding polynucleotide adenylyltransferase PcnB: MFSRVANFCRKVLNRENEMVESEGPRQHLTVIPRDQHTISRSDISENALKVLYRLNKAGYEAYLVGGGVRDLLLGKKPKDFDITTNATPDQVRKLFRNCRLVGRRFRLAHIMFGPEVIEVATFRGHHEQHQEQQEIKNSSQQAQSGMLLRDNIFGSVEEDAQRRDFSINSLYYSISDFSVRDYTDGLNDLRQGVIRMIGDPETRYREDPVRMLRAVRFAAKLNMTVSPETAEPIPRLASLLHDIPAARMFEESLKLLQSGYGYPTYKMLCEYQLFQPLFPLLSRYFTPNGDSTLERMVAQVLKNTDQRLQNDMRVNPAFLFSAMLWYPLVEHAQKLAQESGLAYFDAFSLAMNDVLDEQCRSLAIPKRITSLVRDIWQLQTRLSRRQGKRAYKLMEHPKFRAAYDLLCLRAVIENHQELLRLAQWWGEFQVAAPPRQQNMLKSLDDGPTPHRRSRPRRPRKPTTARRDQA, encoded by the coding sequence ATCTTTTCCCGAGTTGCTAATTTTTGTCGTAAGGTACTGAATCGTGAGAACGAAATGGTCGAATCAGAGGGACCGCGCCAGCATCTGACGGTGATTCCGCGTGACCAACATACTATTTCACGCAGCGATATCAGCGAGAATGCGCTGAAAGTACTTTATCGCCTGAACAAAGCGGGCTACGAGGCTTATCTGGTTGGCGGCGGCGTACGCGATCTGCTGCTGGGCAAAAAGCCGAAAGATTTTGATATCACCACTAACGCCACACCCGATCAGGTGCGCAAGTTATTCCGCAACTGCCGTTTGGTCGGGCGTCGTTTCCGTCTCGCCCACATCATGTTCGGGCCTGAGGTGATTGAAGTTGCCACGTTCCGTGGTCACCACGAACAGCATCAGGAACAGCAAGAAATCAAAAACTCCTCTCAGCAGGCCCAAAGCGGCATGCTGTTACGCGACAATATTTTTGGTTCCGTTGAAGAAGACGCCCAGCGCCGCGATTTCTCGATCAACAGCCTCTACTACAGCATTTCTGATTTCAGCGTACGTGACTATACCGATGGCCTGAACGATCTGCGTCAGGGCGTCATCCGTATGATTGGCGATCCCGAAACACGCTACCGTGAAGACCCGGTGCGTATGCTGCGCGCCGTCCGTTTCGCTGCCAAGCTGAACATGACGGTCAGCCCGGAAACCGCTGAGCCGATTCCTCGTCTGGCCTCATTGCTGCACGATATTCCTGCGGCGCGCATGTTTGAAGAGTCGCTGAAGCTGCTTCAATCAGGCTATGGCTACCCAACCTATAAAATGCTGTGTGAATACCAGCTGTTCCAGCCGCTTTTCCCGCTGCTGAGTCGCTACTTCACACCAAACGGCGATTCCACATTGGAGCGCATGGTTGCACAGGTGCTGAAAAATACCGATCAGCGTCTGCAAAATGACATGCGAGTCAATCCGGCATTTTTGTTTTCCGCCATGCTGTGGTATCCGCTGGTTGAACATGCACAAAAGCTGGCTCAGGAAAGCGGTCTGGCTTACTTCGATGCCTTCTCGCTGGCGATGAACGATGTACTGGATGAACAGTGCCGTTCTCTGGCCATTCCTAAGCGCATTACGTCTTTAGTTCGTGATATTTGGCAGTTGCAAACGCGTCTGTCTCGTCGTCAGGGTAAACGCGCTTATAAGCTGATGGAACACCCTAAATTCCGCGCCGCGTATGACCTGCTTTGCCTGCGTGCCGTAATCGAAAACCATCAGGAGCTACTGCGCCTGGCTCAGTGGTGGGGAGAATTCCAGGTTGCCGCCCCGCCGCGTCAGCAAAACATGCTGAAATCGCTGGATGACGGCCCGACACCACACCGTCGTTCCCGCCCTCGCCGACCGCGTAAACCGACAACGGCACGCAGAGATCAAGCATGA
- the panD gene encoding aspartate 1-decarboxylase has product MIRTMLQGKLHRVKVTQADLHYEGSCAIDQDFMDAAGILEYEAIDIYNVDNGQRFSTYAIAGERGSRIISVNGAAARLACVGDKLIICSYLQMSDEQARSHSPKVAYFSGDNELQRQAKAIPVQVA; this is encoded by the coding sequence ATGATACGTACCATGCTGCAAGGCAAGCTGCACCGGGTCAAAGTAACTCAGGCTGACTTGCATTATGAAGGCTCTTGCGCCATCGATCAGGATTTTATGGATGCCGCCGGCATTCTGGAATACGAAGCGATTGATATCTACAACGTTGATAACGGTCAGCGTTTCTCTACCTACGCCATTGCGGGCGAAAGAGGCTCACGCATTATCTCTGTGAACGGCGCTGCCGCTCGCCTTGCCTGCGTGGGCGACAAACTGATTATCTGCTCCTACCTGCAGATGTCCGACGAACAGGCCAGAAGCCACAGCCCGAAGGTTGCCTATTTCTCTGGCGATAACGAGCTACAGCGTCAGGCAAAGGCGATTCCGGTTCAGGTTGCCTGA
- the can gene encoding carbonate dehydratase, which yields MKEIETLIANNQLWSKTMVEEDPGYFERLAQAQRPRFLWIGCSDSRVPAESLTSLEPGELFVHRNVANLVIHTDLNCLSVVQYAVEVLEVEHIIICGHYGCGGVQAAVENPELGLINNWLLHIRDLWYKHSSLLGELPPEQRLNTLCEINVVEQVYNLGHSTIMQSAWKRGQKVTIHGWVYGIQDGRLRDLEVTATNRETLEQRYRRAISSLP from the coding sequence ATGAAAGAAATTGAAACGCTCATCGCCAATAACCAGCTTTGGTCTAAAACGATGGTGGAAGAGGATCCTGGCTATTTTGAACGTCTGGCGCAGGCACAACGACCCCGTTTTCTATGGATTGGATGCTCGGACAGTCGCGTACCTGCGGAAAGTCTGACCAGCCTTGAGCCTGGTGAACTGTTTGTTCACCGCAACGTCGCCAATCTGGTTATTCACACCGACCTCAATTGCCTGTCTGTCGTGCAATATGCCGTCGAAGTTCTTGAAGTCGAACATATCATTATCTGCGGCCACTACGGCTGCGGTGGTGTTCAGGCGGCGGTGGAAAACCCAGAATTGGGTTTGATTAACAACTGGCTGCTGCATATCCGTGATTTGTGGTACAAGCATAGTTCGCTGCTGGGGGAATTGCCTCCCGAACAGCGGCTGAATACGCTCTGTGAAATCAACGTTGTCGAGCAGGTTTATAACCTCGGCCACTCCACCATCATGCAGTCCGCCTGGAAGCGTGGGCAGAAAGTCACGATCCACGGTTGGGTTTACGGTATTCAGGATGGCCGTCTGCGCGATCTGGAAGTGACGGCGACCAACCGGGAGACGCTGGAACAGCGTTATCGCCGCGCGATTTCCTCCCTGCCTTGA